From Acidobacteriota bacterium, the proteins below share one genomic window:
- the aroF gene encoding 3-deoxy-7-phosphoheptulonate synthase yields the protein MVVVMEERATEEQVQQVIAHLMEMGFDVHRSTGALRTVLGAVGGNRQADPRLIEVLDGVHEVLRITEPYKLASRTFKPDNTVITVGDVRIGGDEVIVMAGPCSAESESQVETTAAAVKRAGAKILRGGAFKPRSSPYSFQGLGEDGLKMLRGAADRHGLKLVSEVMDLSQIELISRYVDILQVGARNMQNFTLLRELGRTRKPVLLKRGISATIEEWLLSAEYVLAGGNMDVILCERGIRTFESYTRNTLDISAIPVVQKLSHLPVIVDPSHGTGRRDKVAPMARASVAAGADGLIIEVHCDPDHARSDGAQSLFPTQFEHLMAELRIIAPAIGRSICIEPAMRRGWAAT from the coding sequence ATGGTGGTCGTCATGGAGGAGCGCGCAACCGAAGAACAGGTGCAGCAGGTCATCGCGCATCTCATGGAGATGGGCTTTGACGTGCACCGATCGACCGGAGCGCTGCGGACGGTCCTGGGTGCGGTGGGCGGCAATCGCCAGGCGGACCCGAGGCTGATCGAGGTGCTGGACGGCGTGCACGAAGTGCTGCGCATCACCGAGCCTTACAAGCTCGCGAGCCGGACGTTCAAGCCGGACAACACGGTGATCACGGTCGGCGACGTGCGGATCGGCGGCGACGAGGTCATCGTGATGGCCGGGCCGTGTTCGGCCGAGAGCGAGTCGCAGGTGGAGACGACGGCGGCGGCCGTGAAGCGCGCGGGCGCCAAGATCCTGCGGGGCGGGGCGTTCAAGCCGCGCAGCTCGCCGTACAGCTTCCAGGGGCTCGGCGAGGACGGCCTGAAGATGTTGCGCGGCGCCGCCGATCGCCACGGCCTCAAGCTCGTGTCCGAGGTGATGGATCTCAGCCAGATCGAGCTCATCTCCCGCTACGTCGACATCCTGCAGGTCGGCGCGCGCAACATGCAGAACTTCACGCTGCTGCGCGAGCTGGGCCGGACCCGCAAGCCCGTGCTCCTCAAGCGGGGCATCTCGGCGACGATCGAGGAATGGCTGCTCTCGGCGGAGTACGTCCTGGCGGGCGGCAACATGGACGTGATCCTGTGCGAGCGGGGCATTCGGACCTTCGAGAGCTACACGCGCAACACCCTCGATATTTCCGCGATCCCGGTCGTCCAGAAGCTGAGTCACCTGCCGGTGATCGTCGACCCGAGCCACGGCACCGGCCGGCGCGACAAGGTGGCGCCGATGGCGCGCGCCTCGGTCGCGGCGGGCGCCGACGGTCTCATCATCGAGGTCCACTGCGATCCGGATCACGCCAGGAGCGACGGCGCTCAGAGCCTGTTCC